The Pseudofrankia inefficax genome window below encodes:
- the murA gene encoding UDP-N-acetylglucosamine 1-carboxyvinyltransferase, translating into MPHTSPIDDLPADVPDQRPVQAPAAGSSLSFATAGDRHRYRIVGGQPLFGSVEVSGAKNSVTKLLVATLLTDEPCTLARVPRIVEVDVVLGMLAELGAEVEWLDDHRVRIQTARITDPSLSEMYSGVNRIPILMMGPLLHRVGEAVVPLPGGCRIGKRPVDFHLTGLRAMGAEIVEQLRSVQVKTLGLHGAHVELPFPSVGATENLLLAAVRAKGTTVISNAAVEPEVIDLILFLQQMGALVDVEVDRTIVVQGVERLHGADHTAIPDRIEVASFAAAAVATDGRVDVRGARQEHVATFLNHLRRIGGEFRVTDDGITFYKDRELTATHVQTDVHPGYMTDWQQPLVVLLTQAQGASVVHETIYEDRFGYTRQLNAMGASIALSTNCLGGKACRFAARDFEHSAVVSGPTPLVGGDLEIPDLRAGFAYVLAALVAGGASTISGTRFLERGYEDPVGKLRSIGAMIETIPVAGPTQSGAAV; encoded by the coding sequence GTGCCCCATACCTCCCCGATCGACGACCTCCCAGCAGACGTCCCCGACCAACGGCCGGTCCAGGCGCCCGCCGCCGGCAGCTCGCTGAGCTTCGCGACGGCCGGGGACCGGCACCGTTACCGGATCGTCGGCGGTCAGCCGCTGTTCGGCTCGGTCGAGGTGTCCGGGGCGAAGAACTCGGTCACGAAGCTGCTGGTCGCCACCCTGCTGACGGACGAGCCCTGCACCCTGGCCCGGGTGCCGCGGATCGTCGAGGTCGACGTCGTGCTCGGCATGCTGGCCGAGCTCGGCGCCGAGGTGGAATGGCTGGACGACCACCGGGTCCGGATCCAGACCGCGCGGATCACCGACCCGTCCCTCTCGGAGATGTACTCCGGGGTGAACCGGATCCCGATCCTGATGATGGGCCCGCTGCTGCACCGGGTCGGCGAGGCGGTCGTGCCGCTGCCCGGCGGCTGCCGGATCGGCAAACGCCCGGTCGACTTCCACCTCACCGGCCTGCGGGCGATGGGCGCCGAGATCGTCGAGCAGCTTCGCTCGGTCCAGGTCAAGACGCTCGGCCTGCACGGCGCCCACGTCGAGCTGCCGTTCCCGAGCGTCGGCGCCACCGAGAACCTGCTGCTCGCGGCCGTCCGAGCCAAGGGCACCACGGTGATCTCCAACGCGGCGGTCGAGCCGGAGGTCATCGACCTCATCCTTTTCCTGCAGCAGATGGGCGCGCTCGTCGACGTCGAGGTCGACCGCACGATCGTCGTCCAGGGCGTCGAGCGGCTGCACGGCGCGGACCACACCGCGATCCCGGACCGCATCGAGGTCGCCTCGTTCGCCGCGGCCGCTGTCGCCACCGACGGCCGGGTCGACGTCAGGGGCGCCCGCCAGGAGCACGTCGCCACGTTCCTGAACCACCTGCGCCGGATCGGCGGGGAGTTCCGGGTCACCGACGACGGGATCACCTTCTACAAGGACCGCGAGCTGACCGCCACGCACGTCCAGACCGATGTGCACCCCGGGTACATGACCGACTGGCAGCAGCCCCTCGTGGTGCTGCTGACGCAGGCTCAGGGCGCCTCGGTGGTCCACGAGACCATCTACGAGGACCGGTTCGGCTACACCCGCCAGCTCAACGCCATGGGCGCGAGCATCGCGCTGTCGACGAACTGCCTGGGCGGCAAGGCCTGCCGGTTCGCGGCCCGGGACTTCGAGCACTCCGCTGTCGTGTCAGGACCGACGCCGCTGGTCGGCGGCGACCTGGAGATCCCCGACCTGCGGGCCGGCTTCGCCTACGTGCTGGCCGCTCTCGTCGCGGGCGGCGCGAGCACCATCTCGGGAACCCGCTTCCTGGAGCGTGGCTACGAGGACCCGGTCGGCAAGCTGCGCTCGATCGGCGCCATGATCGAGACGATCCCCGTGGCCGGGCCCACCCAGTCCGGCGCCGCCGTCTAG
- the leuD gene encoding 3-isopropylmalate dehydratase small subunit, translated as MEAFTTHTGRAVPLRRSDVDTDQIIPSDWLKRIERTGFGAGLFSEWRRDPSFVLNDPAHAGATVLLAGPNFGSGSSREHAVWALQDYGFRAVIAPKFADIFRGNSLGNGLLTVVLPVETVETLLAAVEADPAVEITVDLDAREVRGAGVVASFELDDFTRWRLMEGLDDVGLTLRHADLITTFEASRPSFLPTTTQPA; from the coding sequence ATGGAGGCGTTCACCACGCACACCGGCCGGGCGGTGCCGCTGCGGCGCAGCGACGTCGACACGGACCAGATCATCCCCAGCGACTGGCTCAAGCGGATCGAGCGGACCGGCTTCGGCGCCGGGCTGTTCAGCGAGTGGCGCCGGGACCCGTCGTTCGTGCTGAACGACCCGGCCCACGCCGGCGCGACGGTCCTGCTGGCCGGGCCGAACTTCGGATCCGGCTCGTCCCGGGAGCACGCCGTCTGGGCGCTGCAGGACTACGGCTTCCGCGCCGTGATCGCGCCGAAGTTCGCCGACATCTTCCGGGGCAACTCGCTCGGCAACGGCCTGTTGACGGTCGTCCTGCCGGTCGAGACCGTCGAGACGCTGCTGGCCGCCGTCGAGGCCGACCCGGCGGTCGAGATCACCGTCGACCTGGACGCCCGTGAGGTCCGGGGCGCCGGCGTGGTCGCGTCGTTCGAGCTGGACGACTTCACCCGCTGGCGGCTGATGGAGGGCCTCGACGACGTCGGTCTCACCCTGCGGCACGCCGACCTGATCACCACCTTCGAGGCCAGCCGCCCGTCGTTCCTGCCGACGACGACGCAGCCGGCCTGA
- a CDS encoding transglutaminase family protein, whose product MQDLLPRPRPALATAAPPTAAASATAATAAVWSAEPLAVDEARLAAASLVTYRIRQRLRYTYDGPAHDLVHRLVVLPPNRHGDQTSRHGELTVSAPAARVSWERGPDGLRAATVTLDEVPGVLDFEAAAIVERGPAVTWPELPASSLTGRRLLAATALTAPDETLLAVASRLAGPDPLTTARRCCAWVFENIAYLPGSTTVGTTAAQAVAGGAGVCQDQAHVMIALCRAAGLPARYVLGHLVGDGASHAWVEVVLPDGWAPPAPGRSRGPSGPSTAGGAGAAAVALDPCHNRLADRRYVTIATGRDYHDVMPTSGVYRGSGRGLLAASQRVEIVGLEA is encoded by the coding sequence GTGCAGGACCTGCTGCCCCGGCCGCGCCCAGCCCTGGCGACCGCGGCCCCGCCCACGGCCGCCGCGTCGGCCACCGCGGCCACGGCCGCGGTCTGGTCCGCCGAGCCGCTCGCCGTCGACGAGGCGCGGCTCGCGGCCGCGAGCCTGGTGACCTACCGCATCCGCCAGCGGCTGCGCTACACCTACGACGGGCCGGCCCATGACCTCGTGCACCGGTTGGTGGTGCTGCCACCGAACCGGCACGGCGACCAGACCTCCCGGCACGGCGAACTGACCGTCTCGGCGCCGGCGGCCCGGGTCAGCTGGGAACGCGGGCCCGACGGGCTGCGGGCCGCGACGGTGACGCTCGACGAGGTGCCCGGCGTTCTTGACTTCGAGGCGGCCGCGATCGTCGAGCGGGGGCCGGCCGTCACCTGGCCCGAGCTGCCCGCGAGTTCCCTGACCGGCCGGCGGCTGCTGGCGGCGACGGCGCTCACGGCCCCGGACGAGACGCTGCTGGCCGTCGCCAGCCGGCTCGCCGGCCCGGACCCGCTGACGACCGCGCGCCGGTGCTGTGCCTGGGTGTTCGAGAACATCGCCTACCTGCCGGGCTCGACCACGGTCGGGACGACCGCCGCGCAGGCGGTGGCCGGTGGCGCTGGTGTCTGCCAGGACCAGGCGCACGTGATGATCGCGCTGTGCCGGGCGGCCGGGCTGCCGGCCCGGTACGTGCTGGGCCATCTCGTCGGCGACGGGGCGTCGCACGCCTGGGTCGAGGTGGTCCTGCCCGACGGATGGGCGCCGCCCGCGCCCGGCCGGTCCCGTGGGCCGAGCGGGCCGAGCACGGCCGGCGGCGCGGGCGCCGCGGCCGTCGCGCTCGACCCGTGCCACAACCGGCTCGCCGACCGGCGGTACGTGACGATCGCCACCGGCCGGGACTACCACGACGTCATGCCCACCTCGGGCGTCTACCGGGGCAGCGGCCGCGGCCTGCTCGCCGCGAGCCAGCGCGTCGAGATCGTCGGCCTCGAGGCCTAG
- a CDS encoding DUF3515 family protein has protein sequence MGFARRAVVPAALVIALAGCGGGSGPVQVTGAPAPTGAAAASCRALLAALPASLGKGLDRRDVSPPGVFAAAYGKSPVVLTCGADGLPATYQKTSDVAEVNRVSWFSEQTAGKTLLSTPTRRPQVTMLVRDDAQTWDLLVAVASAIRAHTTSTVPETPTP, from the coding sequence ATGGGATTCGCCCGACGGGCGGTCGTGCCGGCGGCGCTGGTGATCGCCCTCGCCGGGTGCGGCGGCGGTTCCGGCCCGGTCCAGGTGACGGGGGCGCCGGCGCCGACGGGGGCGGCCGCCGCGTCCTGCCGGGCCCTGCTGGCGGCGCTCCCCGCCTCGCTCGGCAAGGGCCTCGACCGGCGGGACGTCAGCCCGCCCGGCGTGTTCGCCGCCGCCTACGGCAAGTCGCCCGTCGTGCTCACCTGCGGGGCCGACGGCCTGCCCGCCACCTACCAGAAGACCTCGGACGTCGCCGAGGTCAACCGGGTGAGCTGGTTCTCCGAGCAGACGGCCGGCAAGACGCTCCTGTCGACGCCGACCCGGCGCCCGCAGGTGACGATGCTGGTGCGGGACGACGCCCAGACCTGGGACCTGCTGGTCGCGGTCGCCTCGGCGATCCGGGCCCACACCACCTCGACCGTCCCGGAGACGCCGACCCCGTAG
- a CDS encoding Lrp/AsnC family transcriptional regulator has protein sequence MVHAYILIQTEVGKSASVAKEIEQIPGVTQAEDVTGPYDVIVRAEASSVDDLGKQIMSRVQAVEGITRTLTCPVVHF, from the coding sequence GTGGTCCACGCGTACATCCTCATCCAGACCGAGGTCGGCAAGTCCGCGTCGGTGGCCAAGGAGATCGAGCAGATCCCCGGCGTCACGCAGGCGGAGGACGTCACCGGGCCATATGACGTGATCGTGCGGGCCGAGGCGAGCTCCGTCGACGACCTCGGCAAGCAGATCATGTCCCGCGTGCAGGCGGTCGAGGGAATCACCCGCACGCTGACCTGCCCCGTCGTGCATTTCTGA
- a CDS encoding D-alanine--D-alanine ligase family protein: MAGFAGRHRLAIVFGGRSTEHAISCVSARGVLAAVDREKYEVIPVGIAPDGRWLVLPDDPAVLAGVGQELPQVRPEAGRGVVLPPDPNGASLVAVEAAPGGVPAVAGALGDLDVDVVFPVLHGPYGEDGTIQGLLEMAGLPYVGSGVFASAAAMDKQHMKTLLAAAGLPVGPYAVLRAGETLSEAEKRRLGLPVFVKPARGGSSIGISRVDAWADLDTAIKTARESDPKVLVEAAILGREIECGVLDALGGGPPETSLPAEIVVDSAAGFYDFAAKYSSDATRLDVPADLPAGIADRVRAAAGAAFQALDCAGLARVDVFLTAAGEVVLNEVNTMPGFTPSSLFPRMWAASGLDYPALVERLIQLALRRGSGLR; the protein is encoded by the coding sequence ATGGCTGGCTTCGCGGGCAGGCACCGGTTGGCGATCGTGTTCGGCGGGCGCAGCACCGAACACGCAATCTCCTGCGTGTCCGCGCGCGGAGTGCTGGCCGCCGTCGACCGCGAGAAATATGAGGTCATCCCGGTCGGCATCGCGCCCGACGGCCGGTGGCTGGTGCTTCCCGACGACCCGGCGGTGCTGGCCGGCGTCGGTCAGGAACTGCCCCAGGTCCGGCCGGAGGCGGGGCGCGGGGTCGTCCTGCCGCCCGACCCGAACGGAGCCTCGCTCGTCGCCGTGGAGGCCGCGCCGGGGGGCGTGCCGGCCGTCGCCGGGGCGCTCGGAGACCTGGACGTCGACGTCGTCTTCCCGGTGCTGCACGGGCCGTATGGCGAGGACGGGACGATCCAGGGCCTGCTGGAGATGGCCGGGCTGCCCTACGTCGGCTCCGGGGTGTTCGCGAGTGCCGCGGCGATGGACAAGCAGCACATGAAGACCCTGCTGGCGGCGGCCGGCCTCCCGGTCGGCCCGTACGCGGTGCTCCGGGCGGGCGAGACGCTCTCCGAGGCCGAGAAGCGGCGCCTCGGGCTGCCGGTCTTCGTCAAGCCGGCCCGCGGCGGGTCGAGCATCGGGATCAGCCGGGTGGACGCCTGGGCGGACCTGGACACCGCGATCAAGACGGCGCGCGAGTCGGACCCGAAGGTGCTCGTCGAGGCGGCCATCCTCGGCCGGGAGATCGAGTGCGGGGTGCTAGACGCCCTCGGCGGCGGGCCGCCCGAGACCAGCCTGCCGGCGGAGATCGTCGTCGACTCGGCCGCCGGGTTCTACGACTTCGCGGCCAAGTACTCCTCCGACGCGACCCGGCTCGACGTCCCGGCCGACCTGCCGGCCGGGATCGCCGACCGGGTGCGGGCCGCGGCCGGTGCCGCGTTCCAGGCGCTGGACTGCGCCGGCCTCGCGCGGGTGGACGTGTTCCTCACCGCGGCCGGCGAGGTGGTCCTCAACGAGGTGAACACGATGCCGGGCTTCACCCCGTCCTCGCTGTTCCCCCGGATGTGGGCGGCCAGCGGGCTGGACTACCCGGCCCTGGTCGAGCGCCTCATCCAGCTGGCGCTGCGCCGAGGCAGCGGCCTGCGCTAG
- the cofC gene encoding 2-phospho-L-lactate guanylyltransferase, producing the protein MAAGRPEGWIVVLPLKRLGAAKSRLEHPDRAALALAMATDTAAAAAAAGPDLVAGVLLVTNDPAASAAITGDGLAHPDDRPTPVVAIPDLPDRGLNPALRHGARAVARRWPGHGVAALSADLAALRPGELRAALLAAPAAGRAVLADAAGTGTVLLCAAPGSPLLPHFGVGSHARHVRSGAFDLTGPLAAAVPGLRRDVDTVADLAAARLLGVGPATRAVLASTAANAG; encoded by the coding sequence GTGGCGGCCGGGCGACCCGAGGGATGGATCGTGGTGCTGCCGTTGAAGCGGCTGGGCGCGGCCAAGAGCCGCCTCGAGCATCCGGACCGGGCGGCGCTCGCGCTCGCGATGGCGACCGACACGGCCGCGGCGGCCGCGGCGGCCGGCCCCGACCTGGTCGCCGGCGTCCTGCTCGTCACCAACGACCCCGCGGCGAGCGCGGCCATCACCGGGGACGGCCTCGCCCACCCTGACGACCGCCCGACGCCGGTCGTCGCCATTCCCGACCTGCCCGACCGGGGGCTGAACCCGGCGCTGCGGCACGGCGCCAGGGCCGTCGCGCGCCGCTGGCCCGGCCACGGCGTCGCCGCGCTGTCCGCCGATCTGGCCGCCCTGCGCCCCGGGGAGCTTCGGGCCGCGCTGCTGGCCGCGCCGGCGGCGGGCCGGGCCGTGCTCGCCGACGCCGCCGGCACGGGCACCGTCCTGCTGTGCGCGGCGCCCGGCAGCCCGCTGCTGCCGCACTTCGGCGTCGGCAGCCACGCGCGCCACGTCCGGTCGGGCGCGTTCGACCTGACCGGCCCACTCGCGGCGGCGGTCCCGGGCCTGCGCCGCGACGTCGACACGGTCGCCGACCTGGCCGCGGCCAGGCTGCTCGGCGTCGGCCCCGCCACCCGGGCGGTCCTCGCCAGCACCGCCGCGAACGCCGGCTGA
- a CDS encoding cyclase family protein — MSEADRRPWPVAPVRPVLLSHVHDPATTPVFPGDPPFTMTRAATIDADGYYLLRVSCGEHTGTHWGAPAHFDPGGLRADDLDADDLFRPAVRLDVRAAVARDPDYQVRVADLVGFEAAHGPIPAEAAVLAWTGWSDRWGTPAYPNLDERGRIHQPGFALAAVEWLVETGRLGRRGALGTDTFGPDPGLDTGYAVSRLLYRERRISLENLTNLGALPPTGAWVLAGGTRNRAGSGSPATVYGLLPASDVSRPPTTVAGAPTTVAGAPTTAVERSSGPSAASGAGRANR; from the coding sequence GTGTCCGAGGCTGACCGACGGCCGTGGCCGGTGGCGCCGGTGCGGCCGGTGCTGCTGTCCCACGTCCACGACCCCGCGACCACGCCGGTCTTCCCCGGCGACCCGCCGTTCACGATGACGCGGGCGGCCACGATCGACGCGGACGGCTACTACCTGCTGCGCGTGAGCTGCGGTGAGCACACGGGAACGCACTGGGGGGCGCCGGCGCACTTCGACCCGGGCGGCCTGCGGGCGGACGACCTAGACGCCGACGACCTGTTCCGGCCGGCCGTCCGGCTCGACGTCCGGGCCGCCGTGGCGCGCGACCCTGACTACCAGGTCCGGGTCGCCGACCTGGTGGGGTTCGAGGCCGCGCACGGGCCGATCCCGGCCGAGGCCGCGGTGCTGGCCTGGACGGGCTGGTCGGACCGCTGGGGCACGCCGGCCTACCCGAACCTCGACGAGCGGGGCCGCATCCACCAGCCGGGATTCGCCCTGGCCGCCGTGGAGTGGCTGGTCGAGACCGGCCGGCTGGGCCGGCGCGGCGCGCTGGGCACCGACACCTTCGGCCCGGACCCGGGGCTGGACACCGGCTACGCCGTCTCACGGCTGCTCTACCGGGAGCGCCGGATCTCGCTGGAGAACCTGACCAACCTGGGGGCGCTGCCGCCGACGGGCGCCTGGGTGCTCGCGGGTGGCACCCGCAACCGCGCGGGCTCCGGCTCCCCCGCGACCGTCTACGGCCTCCTGCCGGCCTCTGACGTCTCCAGGCCACCGACGACCGTCGCGGGGGCACCGACGACCGTCGCAGGGGCACCGACGACCGCCGTGGAGCGCAGCAGCGGGCCGAGCGCGGCCAGCGGGGCGGGACGGGCGAACAGGTAG
- a CDS encoding NAD(P)H-dependent glycerol-3-phosphate dehydrogenase, giving the protein MLTAGSWGTVFAKILADAGRRVTLVTRDEALAAAINAEHRNPRYLPGIRLPDLVRATHHPAEALAGAGLVVLAVPSQGLRAALAAWAPLVEPSAVYVSLMKGVEDGTCRRMSEVIGEVAGVGADRIAVVSGPNLAGEIAVEDPAATVVASASSATAAQVQAACWTPYLRPYTNADVVGCELGGAVKNVIALAAGMLEGLGFGLNSLASLITRGLAETTRFAVAMGADPRTLAGLAGLGDLVATCASPRSRNRTFGEKLGRGMTLDAVLAEQRQVAEGVRSCRPLLALADGLGVHMPISRQVERVLYEGLPPLEAVKELMSREPGPEFHAVAPVPPS; this is encoded by the coding sequence GTGCTCACCGCCGGGTCGTGGGGCACGGTGTTCGCGAAGATTCTCGCCGACGCGGGCCGCCGGGTGACCCTGGTCACCCGGGACGAGGCGCTCGCGGCGGCCATCAACGCCGAGCACCGCAACCCTCGGTACCTGCCCGGCATCCGGTTACCAGATCTCGTCCGGGCGACCCACCACCCCGCTGAGGCGCTCGCCGGCGCCGGCCTGGTGGTTCTCGCCGTGCCGTCGCAGGGGCTGCGCGCCGCCCTGGCCGCGTGGGCGCCCCTCGTCGAGCCGTCGGCCGTCTACGTCAGCCTCATGAAGGGCGTCGAGGACGGCACCTGCCGGCGGATGAGCGAGGTGATCGGCGAGGTGGCCGGCGTCGGCGCGGACCGGATCGCCGTCGTCAGCGGGCCGAACCTGGCCGGCGAGATCGCCGTCGAGGATCCGGCGGCGACCGTGGTGGCCAGTGCCTCGTCCGCGACCGCGGCGCAGGTGCAGGCCGCGTGCTGGACGCCCTACCTGCGGCCGTACACGAACGCCGACGTCGTCGGCTGTGAGCTGGGCGGCGCGGTGAAGAACGTCATCGCGCTCGCCGCCGGGATGCTGGAGGGCCTCGGGTTCGGGCTGAACAGCCTCGCCTCGCTGATCACCCGTGGCCTGGCCGAGACGACCCGGTTCGCCGTGGCGATGGGCGCGGACCCACGTACCCTCGCCGGCCTGGCCGGGCTGGGCGACCTGGTCGCCACCTGCGCGTCGCCGCGGTCGCGCAACCGGACCTTCGGCGAGAAGCTCGGCCGGGGGATGACCCTCGACGCCGTGCTGGCGGAGCAGCGCCAGGTCGCCGAGGGGGTCCGGTCCTGCCGGCCGCTGCTCGCGCTCGCGGACGGGCTGGGCGTGCACATGCCGATCAGCCGGCAGGTGGAACGGGTGCTGTACGAGGGCCTGCCGCCGCTGGAGGCCGTCAAGGAGCTCATGAGCCGCGAGCCGGGCCCCGAGTTCCACGCGGTCGCGCCCGTTCCGCCCTCCTAG
- a CDS encoding RNA degradosome polyphosphate kinase, which yields MAELVVTRSEQQPQRKPRSALLEPLEAPRPPLPSDLPADRFINRETSWLDFNARVLALAEDVSTPLLERAKFLAIFASNLDEFYMVRVAGLMRREATGLAVRSVDGLTPRAQLELISQNTAQLTDRAARCFTDEVVPSLEHAGISIRYWHQLTTDQQHRLHQYFHEQIFPVLTPLAVDPAHPFPYISGLSLNLAVTVRDPGDDIERFARVKVPQNVPRLIRVDLPGEHPIGQEPAGEGAEADRYACFVPLEEVIAAHLSQLFPGMEVVDSHLFRVTRNADLEVEEDEAEDLLQALERELARRRFGPAVRLEVDADIDEGLLRMLCRELEVSTRDVHRLRGLLDLSVLWALFDLDRPEFKYPPRVPVTHHSLVTESGEPADFFAVLRERDVLVHHPYDSFTTSVQRFIEQAAADPHVLAIKQTLYRTSGDSPIVDALIAAAEAGKQVVVLVEIKARFDESANIRWARELERAGCHVVYGLIGLKTHTKTALVVRQDEDGLRRYCHVGTGNYNPKTARLYEDVGLLTAEPSVGADLTDLFNVLTGYSRQTVYRSLLVAPQHMRDGLIERIEKEAAAARSGEPAGIRIKVNSLVDEELIDALYHASRDGVAIRCLVRGICALRPGVPNLSETVLVRSVLGRYLEHSRVFEFSALDEVWIGSADMMHRNLDRRVEALVRVTQDDNRAALRRLLDHGFSAEVSAWDLQPSGHWERRVTGPDDTRLSDYQGDLSAWAQNRA from the coding sequence ATGGCCGAGCTGGTGGTGACAAGATCCGAGCAGCAGCCCCAACGTAAGCCCCGCAGCGCCCTCCTCGAGCCTCTGGAGGCGCCGCGGCCGCCGCTTCCGTCCGATCTGCCGGCCGACCGGTTCATCAACCGCGAGACGTCCTGGCTGGACTTCAACGCCCGGGTGCTGGCGCTCGCCGAGGACGTGAGCACGCCGCTGCTGGAACGAGCCAAGTTCCTCGCGATCTTCGCCAGCAACCTCGACGAGTTCTACATGGTCCGGGTCGCCGGCCTGATGCGCCGGGAGGCGACCGGGCTCGCGGTCCGCTCCGTCGACGGGCTCACCCCACGGGCCCAGCTGGAGCTGATCAGCCAGAACACCGCCCAGCTCACCGACCGGGCCGCTCGCTGCTTCACCGACGAGGTCGTCCCGTCGCTGGAGCACGCCGGCATCAGCATCCGGTACTGGCACCAGCTCACCACCGACCAGCAGCACCGCCTGCACCAGTACTTCCACGAGCAGATCTTCCCGGTCCTGACCCCGCTCGCCGTCGACCCGGCGCACCCGTTCCCGTACATCAGCGGGCTGTCGCTGAACCTGGCGGTGACCGTGCGCGACCCCGGCGACGACATCGAGCGGTTCGCCCGGGTCAAGGTGCCCCAGAACGTGCCGCGCCTGATCCGGGTCGACCTGCCCGGCGAGCATCCGATCGGCCAGGAACCGGCCGGCGAGGGCGCCGAGGCCGACCGCTACGCGTGCTTCGTGCCGCTGGAAGAGGTGATCGCCGCCCATCTCTCCCAGCTTTTCCCGGGCATGGAGGTGGTCGACTCACACCTGTTCCGGGTGACCCGCAACGCCGACCTGGAGGTCGAGGAGGACGAGGCCGAGGACCTGCTGCAGGCGCTGGAGCGGGAGCTCGCCCGCCGCCGGTTCGGCCCGGCCGTCCGCCTGGAGGTGGACGCGGACATCGACGAGGGCCTGCTGCGGATGCTCTGCCGCGAGCTGGAGGTCTCCACCCGCGACGTGCACCGGCTGCGCGGGCTGCTCGACCTGTCGGTGCTGTGGGCGCTGTTCGACCTGGACCGGCCGGAGTTCAAGTACCCGCCGCGGGTCCCGGTGACCCACCACAGCCTGGTCACCGAGTCGGGCGAGCCGGCGGACTTCTTCGCGGTACTGCGCGAGCGGGACGTGCTGGTGCACCACCCCTACGACTCGTTCACCACGTCCGTGCAGCGCTTCATCGAGCAGGCGGCGGCAGACCCGCACGTGCTCGCGATCAAGCAGACGCTGTACCGGACGTCCGGTGACTCGCCGATCGTGGACGCGCTGATCGCGGCGGCCGAGGCCGGCAAGCAGGTCGTGGTGCTCGTCGAGATCAAGGCCAGGTTCGACGAGAGCGCCAACATCCGCTGGGCGCGTGAGCTGGAGCGGGCCGGCTGCCACGTCGTCTACGGCCTGATCGGGCTGAAGACGCACACGAAGACCGCGCTCGTGGTGCGCCAGGACGAGGACGGGCTGCGCCGCTACTGCCACGTCGGCACGGGCAACTACAACCCGAAGACCGCCCGGCTCTACGAGGACGTCGGCCTGCTGACCGCCGAGCCGAGCGTCGGCGCGGACCTGACCGACCTGTTCAACGTGCTCACCGGCTACAGCCGGCAGACCGTCTACCGGTCGCTGCTGGTCGCCCCGCAGCACATGCGCGACGGCCTGATCGAGCGGATCGAGAAGGAGGCCGCCGCGGCCCGGTCCGGCGAGCCGGCCGGGATCCGGATCAAGGTCAACAGCCTGGTCGACGAGGAGCTCATCGACGCGCTGTACCACGCGTCCCGGGACGGGGTGGCGATCCGCTGCCTGGTGCGGGGCATCTGCGCGCTGCGCCCCGGGGTCCCGAACCTGTCCGAGACCGTGCTGGTCCGCTCGGTGCTCGGTCGTTACCTGGAGCACAGCCGGGTGTTCGAGTTCTCGGCGCTGGACGAGGTGTGGATCGGCAGCGCCGACATGATGCACCGCAACCTCGACCGCCGGGTCGAGGCGCTGGTCCGGGTGACCCAGGACGACAACCGGGCCGCGCTGCGCCGGCTGCTGGACCACGGCTTCTCGGCCGAGGTGTCGGCCTGGGACCTGCAGCCCAGCGGCCACTGGGAGCGGCGCGTCACCGGCCCCGACGACACCCGCCTGTCGGACTACCAGGGCGACCTGTCCGCCTGGGCCCAGAACCGCGCCTGA
- a CDS encoding HU family DNA-binding protein, with the protein MNKSQLVDRIAQQIEGGRSNATKAVDAVFHAIQEAVSAGEKVTITGFGVFERVERAERTGRNPATGEPVHVPASVVPKFRPGSEFKSSVSSNG; encoded by the coding sequence GTGAACAAGTCCCAATTGGTTGACCGCATTGCCCAGCAGATCGAGGGTGGACGGTCCAACGCGACCAAGGCTGTCGACGCGGTCTTCCACGCGATCCAGGAAGCCGTCTCCGCCGGCGAGAAGGTGACGATCACCGGATTCGGTGTCTTCGAGCGCGTCGAGCGCGCCGAGCGGACCGGGCGCAACCCGGCGACGGGCGAGCCGGTGCACGTCCCCGCCTCCGTCGTCCCGAAGTTCCGCCCGGGCTCGGAGTTCAAGTCCAGCGTCTCCTCGAACGGCTGA